TGGTCCTGCTCGACGTGGAGACGACCGACACCCACGACCTCATCGAGACCTACGACGCGCAGCAGGCGGCGCAGGACCTGGCGGACCTGCTCTCCTGATCGCCGGTCGCCGTCGCAGGTCGCCGGGTCGCTGACGGCTCAGCGCGGCAGGCCGCTGGCCCGCCAGCCGTCGGGCCCGTTGCGGTGCGGGTGCCGGACGCCGCGGGCCGGGTGGCTCCACGCCGGCCGCGGGCGGCGTGGAGCCTCGCCACCGGACGAGCCCAGGGAGGCGAACACCGCGACCAGGGCCGCGACCTCCTCGGGGGTCGCGTCCGGGTCGACGACCCGGAGCAGCGGCTGGTCCTGCTGTCCCTCTGACGCGGCCATCAGAGGGGGATGTTCCCGTGCTTCTTCGGCGGCAGCGTCTCGCGCTTGGAGCGCAGCAGCCGCAGGGAGCGGACGATCTCGACGCGCGTCTCGTGCGGCGCGATGACGGCGTCGACGTAGCCCCGCTCGGCGGCGATGTAGGGGTTGGCCAGCGTGGTCTCGTACTCGTCGATGAGCTCGGCGCGGCGCGCCTCGACGTCGCCCCCCTCGTCCTCGACCGCCTTGAGGGTCTTGCGGTGCAGGATGTTGGCGGCTCCCTGCGCGCCCATCACGGCGATCTGCGCGGTCGGCCAGGCGACGTTGATGTCGGCGCCGAGGTGCTTGGAGCCCATCACGTCGTAGGCGCCGCCGTAGGCCTTGCGGGTGATGATCGTGACCAGCGGGACGGTCGCCTCGGCGTAGGCGTAGATCAGCTTGGCGCCGCGGCGGATGATCCCGTCCCACTCCTGGTCGGTGCCCGGCAGGAATCCCGGCACGTCGACGAACGTCAGCACCGGCAGGTTGAAGGCGTCGCAGAACCGCACGAAGCGGGCGGCCTTCTCCGAGGCGTCGATGTCGAGGGTGCCGGCCAGCTGCAGGGGCTGGTTGGCCACGATGCCGACCGACTGCCCCTCGACGCGGCCGAAGCCGACGAGGATGTTGGGCGCGAACAGCTCCTGGACCTCGAGGAACTCCTCGTCGTCGAGCACGGCGGTGATCACGTCGTGCATGTCGTAGGGCTGGTTGGGGCTGTCGGGGATGAGGGTGTCGAGGCTGCGGTCGAGGTCGGTGACCTCCATGTCCGGTCGCTCGTCGTAGGTCGGCGACGGGTCGAGGTTGTTCTGCGGGAGGTAGGACAGCATCGCCTTGACGTAGTCGATGGCGTCCTCCTCGTCGGAGGCCATGTAGTGGGCGTTGCCGGACTTGGTGTTGTGCGTCCGCGCCCCGCCGAGGTCCTCCATCGTGACGTCCTCACCGGTGACGGTCTTGATGACGTCGGGACCGGTGATGAACATCGCGGAGGTCTGGTCGACCATGACCGTGAAGTCGGTGACGGCGGGGGAGTAGACGTGGCCGCCGGCGCAGTTGCCCATGATCAGGCTGATCTGCGGGATCACGCCCGAGGCGTGCACGTTGCGGCGGAAGATCTCGCCGTAGAGCCCGAGCGAGACGACGCCCTCCTGGATGCGCGCCCCGGCGCCCTCGTTGATGCCGACGATCGGGCAGCCGGTCTTCATGGCGAGGTCCATCACCTTGGTGATCTTCTCGCCGTAGACCTCGCCGAGCGAGCCGCCGAAGACGGTGAAGTCCTGGCTGAACACGCACACCATCCGGCCGTTGACCTCGCCGTAGCCGGTCACGACGCCGTCGCCGTAGGGGCGGGTCCTCTCGAGCCCGAACGCCGTCGAGCGGTGCCGGGCCAGCTCGTCGAGCTCGACGAACGTGCCCTCGTCGAAGAGCATCTCGATGCGCTCACGGGCGGTCCCGCGCCCCTTGGCGTGCTGCTTCTCGATCGCCTTCGCGGAGCCCGCGTGCACCGCCTCGTCGAGGCGCCGCTCGAGGTCGGCGAGCTTGCCCGCCGTGGTGTGGACGTCGATCTCCATGTCCTGAGGGGGGACGTCGGTGCCCTCACCCGGCTGTGCACTCACGCGGTGGCCTCCTGGTCGTCTCGCACGACGTCTGCGTCGTGATCGATCTCTGCGGCAATCTAGACCCATGACGGAGAGACCCGCACCGCGACCACCCCTCGACCCCGCCCGGCTCGCGGCGCCCCTCGGGTGGCGCGTCGAGCTGCTGGACGCGACCCCCTCCACCAACGCGTACGTCGCCGAGCGGGCCCGCGCGGGCGAGGAGCCCGGCCTCGTCGTGGTGACCGAGCACCAGACCGCCGGGCGCGGCCGCCTGGACCGCGCGTGGGAGACGCCGGCGCGGTCCTCGCTGACCTTCTCGGTGCTGCTGCGCCCGGACGTGCCCCCGACCTCGTGGCCGTGGCTGCCCCTCCTAACCGGGTACGCCGTGCAGGCCGCGCTCGCCGACCGGCTGCCCGACATCGCCCTCAAGTGGCCCAACGACGTGCTGGTCGACGCGGCCTCGGGGCCCGGGCGCAAGGTGTGCGGCATCCTCGTCGAGCGCATCGAGGCCGAGCGGGGGCCGATGGCGGTGGTGGGGGTCGGCATCAACGTCGACCAGACCCTCGACGAGCTGCCCGTCGCGCTCGCCACGTCGGTCGCGCTCGAGACCGGCGAGCCCGTCGAGCGCACCGGCCTGCTCGGCCAGGTGCTCGGCTCGCTGCACGGGCTGCTCGGCCTGCTCGACGACACCGAGGCGCTGCGCCGCGCCTACGCCGACGTGTGCGTCACGCTGGGCCGGACCGTCGACGTGCACCTGCCCGGGGACGTCGTACGCCGCGGGGAGGCGCTCGACATCGACGCGACCGGGGCGCTGGTGGTCGGCACCGGCGACGGCACCTTCACCGTGGCCGCCGGCGATGTGGTGCACGTGCGGCCGGCCTAGTGACATGATCGGCGCGTGGCCTACCCGAGCAAGCTCCTCAACGAGGGCGAGCACGTCGTCGTCACCACGAGGACGCACCCCAAGGCGCTGATCGGTCCGGCGCTGGTGCTCGTGCTCCTCGTGGCGGCCGTGATCTGGCTGAGCACCCTGACCGACTCCACACCGGTCGGCGTCGGCGCGGGGATCGTCGCCGTCCTCGTCGTCCTGTGGTTCGTCGTGCGCCCGCTGGTCGCGTGGCTGACCACCACCTACACGTTCACCAACCGCCGCTTCATCAAGCGCTCCGGCTTCATCGCCAAGGAGGGCCGCACGATCCCGCTCAACCGGATCAGCGGCGTCGACTTCGAGATCGGCGTGATCGACCGGATCTTCGGCTGCGGCACGCTCGTGGTCTCCGACGCGAGCACCGACGGCAGCGTCCTGCTCCACGACATCCCCGACGTCGAGCAGGTCCAGCTCCAGGTCGCCAACGAGCTGCACCGGCTGTCCGGTGGTGACCGTCGAGACGATGGCGCCTGACCGCAAGTCGTCCCGAGCGCCCTCCGAGCCCGCAGCCAGGCAGGCGCCGGGGGAGAGGCTCGACGAGGCCATCCTGCGCAGCGCCCCGGAGTTCAACGCGCTCGAGGTGGCCACCGAGACCGGGGTGACCATCGAGCAGGCCCGTCGGCTGTGGCGCGCGCTCGGGTTCCCCGAGTTCGTCGGCGAGAAGGCCTACACCGCCGCCGACGTCAAGGCCGTCGCGACGCTGATGAGCTTCGTCGACGCCGGGGCGGTCGACTTCGACACGGCCGTCAACCTCACCCGCGGCGTGGGCCAGACGATGGCCCGGCTCGCCGACTGGGAGGTCTCCACCCTCGTCAGCCGCGTCGAGGAGATGGAGTCCGGCGCCGAGGCCACCGGCTCGCGCATCGGCTCCGCGCTGCGCCTCATCGACGAGGTCAACCCGCCCTTCGAGCGCCTGCTGGTCTACGCCTGGCGCCGCCACCTCGCCGCCGCGGTGGGCCGCATCGAGGCGATGGGCGCCAAGGACGAGGACCTCCACACCATCGACGTCAGCGTCGGGTTCGCCGACCTGGTGTCCTTCACGGCGCTGTCCAACACCCTCGACCGCGACGAGATCGGCGACCTCGTCGAGGTCTTCGAGAGCCGCTGCCAGGACGTCGTGGCGCGCTACGCCGGTCGCATCATCAAGAGCCTCGGCGACTCCGTGCTCTTCGTGACCAGCGGCGCCGAGGACGCCGTCGCGGTGGCCGAGGGGATCATCAACGTCATCGGCCGCGACTCCAAGATGCCCGACGTCCGCCTCGGCCTGGCCAGCGGACCGGTGGTCCAGCGCCTCGGCGACATCTTCGGCCCGCCGGTCAACATGGCCGCACGGCTCACGCAGGTGGCCCGGCGCAACCGGCTGATCGTCGACCAGAACACCGCCGACCTGCTGCCCGCCGAGGACTGGGAGAGCCGGCGCCTCCCGGCTCGGCCGGTGCGCGGGTTCGGGCTGGTCGAGCCGGTGGCCGTACGCCGTCGCTGAGCGGCCCGGGTGCACCGCGGGACGGACCCGCAGGTGGACCAGACCACTCGGCCATTTTTCACCCATAAGGACCCCCCGGGCACCGTCTCCTCCCTACGTTCAGCGCGTGTTGGCTGTGCAGGATGTGCGACTCGACCCGACCACCCGTCAGGTGTGGCGAGGCGACCGCGAGATCAGGCTCTCGCGCAAGGAGTTCCAGCTCCTGCACGCCCTCATGTCCCGACCCGGTGACATCGTCACCCGCGGCGAGCTGATGGCGGACGTGTGGCAGACGTCGTTCTACACCAACTCCAAGACCATCGACGTGCACCTGGGGTGGTTGCGGCGCAAGCTCGACGACGACCCCCGCAACCCGACCCTGATCACCACGCACCGCGGCCGCGGGCTGCGCTTCGAGAGCCGCGCGCGCACCGTCGCCAGCTGAGGCGGGCGACCCCCTGCCCCGGTGCTTCTATAGGCTCCGGTCGTGTCCTCGACCGGTTCGCACCGCGCTCCCACGCTCGCCGTCATCGGGGGCGGCCAGCTCGCGCGGATGATGGCCCAGCCCGCGATCGCGCTCGGCCTGCCGCTGCGCCTGCTCGCCGAGGCCGAGGGCGTCTCCGCCGCCCAGGTCATCCCCGACCAGCTCGTGGGTGACCACACCGACCTCGCCACGTTGCGCCGGGTGACCGAAGGCGCCCGCGTGGTCACCTTCGACCACGAGCACGTGCCGACCGCGCACCTGCACGCCCTCGAGGCCGACGGCGTCGCCGTACGCCCCGGTCCCGACGCGCTCGTGCACGCCCAGGACAAGGCGGTCATGCGTCGCCGTCTCGCCGAGCTCGACGTGCCGTGCCCCCGCAACGCCGTCGTCACCACGACCGCCGACGTCGAGGCGTTCGGGATGCCGTGCGTCCTCAAGACGACCCGCGGCGGCTACGACGGCAAGGGCGTGTGGGTGGTGCGCAGCGCCGACGAGGCGCAGGCCGCCTTCGACGCCGCGACCGCGGCCGGGGTGGAGGTGCTGGCCGAGGAGCTGGTCGACTTCCGCCGCGAGCTGTCGGCCCTCGTGGCCCGCTCGCCCAGCGGCCAGGCCGCGGCGTACCCCGTCGTCGCCTCCACCCAGCTCGACGGCATCTGCCACGAGGTGGTCGCCCCCGCCCCGGACCTCGCGCCCGCCCTGGCCGGTCAGGCGCAGGAGATCGCCCTGCGCGTCGCCGGTGCGCTCGACGTCACGGGCATCCTCGCCGTCGAGCTCTTCGAGACCACCGACGGCAGGATCCTGGTCAACGAGCTGGCGATGCGTCCGCACAACACCGGCCACTGGACCCAGGACGGCGCCGTGACGTCCCAGTTCGAGAACCACCTGCGTGCCGTCATGGACCTCCCGCTGGGCTCCCCGGCCCCGCGCGCCCGCTGGACCGTGATGGTCAACATCCTCGGCGGACCCACCGACAGCGGCCACCTCTACGACGGCCTCCCGCACGCCATGGCGCGCGACCCGCACCTGCGCGTGCACCTCTACGGCAAGGACCTGCGGCCCGGCCGCAAGGTCGGCCACGTCAACGCCTACGGCGACGACCTCGACGACTGCCTCGAGCGGGCCCGCCACGCCGCCGCCTGGTTCCGCGGCGACCTGGGCGACGAGAGCGAATGAGCGCCGAGCCACCCGAAGCCATCCCGAGCCATCCCGAGCCAGCCCGAGCCAGCCCGAGCCAGCAGAGACCGACGAGAGGGTCGACCCATGAGTGAGCAGGTCCAGCAGGGCAGCGCGAAGGTCGGGATCGTGATGGGCTCGGACTCCGACTGGCCCGTCATGCAGGCCGCGGGGGAGGCGCTCACCGAGCTCGGCGTCGCCTGGGAGGCCGACGTGGTGTCCGCCCACCGGATGCCCACCGAGATGATCGAGTGGGGCCAGCAGGCCCACGTCCGCGGCCTGTCGGTGGTCATCGCCGGCGCCGGGGGAGCGGCCCACCTGCCCGGCATGCTGGCCTCCGTCACGCCGCTGCCGGTCATCGGGGTGCCGGTGCCGCTGAAGTACCTCGACGGCATGGACTCGCTGCTCTCGATCGTGCAGATGCCCGGCGGGATCCCGGTCGCCACCGTCGCCATCGGCAACGCGAAGAACGCCGGCCTCCTGGCTGCGCGCATCCTCGCGACCAGCGACCCCGAGCTCCGGCAGCGGCTGCTCGACCACGCGTCGACGCTCGCGGAGACCGCGCACGCCAAGGGCGACGTCGTCCGCCAGGCGGCGGCGGGCCAGACCCGCCGCGTCGGCTTCTAGTCCCGGTCGCGCACCCGGCCGCGCAGGGCCTTGGTGCCCGCTCGCTCCTTCTTCGCGCGCAGCCGGCGCTCCTTGGCGCCGCGACTCGGTCGCGTCGGGCGTCGCTGAGGAGGCGGCGGGGCCAGCGCCTCGCGCAGCGCGTCGGCGAGCCGCTCGCGGGCGGCGACCCGGTTGCGGTGCTGCGAGCGGTGCTCCGACGCGGCGATCGCGATCCGGCCCGAGGGCCAGCGACGCAGCGCGCGGGTGCGCTGGGTGTCGGTCAGCGCGCTGGTCGCGGCGACGTCGAGCTCGAGCTCCACGCGGGAGTCCGAGGTGTTCACCGACTGGCCGCCGGGGCCCGGCGAGCGCGAGAAGCGCTCGACGAGGTCGGTCGCGGGCACGACCAGGCCCTCGGGCAGGCCCGGGCCCGCGGGGACGTGGAGGTCGCGCATCCCGACATTGTGGCTTGACGGTGGCTGCCGCACCCACCAGCGTCCTCCGCATGGGGGAGATGAGGGTGGGGCTCGTCGGTGGCGGGATCCTCGGCGTCGCCATCGCGCGCGAGGTCGTCCGTCGCCGTCCGGGCACCGAGGTCGTGGTGCTGGAGAAGGAGGACCGCCTCGCGGCGCACCAGACGGGCCACAGCTCGGGCGTCGTGCACGCGGGCATCTACTACAAGCCCGGCAGCCTCAAGGCCGAGCTGTGTGCCCGCGGCAGGACGATGCTGCGCGACTTCTGCGCCGAGCACTCGATCGCGTACGACGCCTGCGGCAAGCTCGTCGTCGCGGTGGACCGTGAGGAGATGGGGCGTTTCGACGCCCTCGCGCACACCGCGACCGACAACGGGGTGCCGGGGCTGCGGCGCCTCGCGGCCGGGGAGATCGGGGAGGTCGAGCCGCACGCCGGCGGGCTCGCCGCGCTGCACTCGCCGGAGACCGCCATCACCGACTACACCGCGATCACGCAGGCGATGGCCGACGACGTGTTCGCCGGCGGCGGAGGGGTGCGGCTCGGGGCGAAGGTGGTCGACATCCGGCGCCGTGCGGATGGCGCGACGGTGCAGGTCGAGGGCGATCCCACACCACTGCACTTCGACCACGTCGTCGTGGCCGCCGGCCTGCACGCCGACCGGGTCTCCGCGCTCGTCGACGGCGAGCGCGGGCCGGCCATCCTGCGCGTTCCGCGGGGAGTACCTCGCCGTGAGCACCGCCAAGCAGGACCTGGTGCGGGGGATGGTCTACCCCGTCCCGGACCCGCGCTACCCGTTCCTCGGCGTCCACTTCACCCGCCGAGTCACCGGGGAGCTCGAGGTCGGCCCCAACGCTGTCCTCGCCACCCGGCGCGAGGGCTACCGGCGGCGCGACGTCTCCGCGACGGACCTCCGCGAGGTGCTGGCGTGGCCAGGCTTCTGGCGCCTGGCCCGTGAGCACTGGCGCACCGGCATCGACGAGGTGGTCGGCTCCGCGTCGCAGCGCGCGTTCATGCGCTCCGCGTCGCGCTACGTGCCCGCCATCGGCGTCGCGGACGTGCGCCGCGCCGGCAGCGGCGTGCGCGCGCAGGCGGTGGACCGCGACGGGAGCCTGGTCGACGACTTCCGCATCACGCACGCCGACGGCGTGACCTGCGTGCGCAACGCGCCCTCGCCGGCCGCGACCTCCAGCCTGGCCATCGCGCAGCACGTGGTCGACCGCGCCTGGCCCTAGGCGAGCCCCTAGGGTCGTGCCATGACGACGCGCTGGGGAATCGCCGCGACCGGCGGAATGGCTGCGGCCTTCGCCACCGACCTGGCCCTGGTGCCGGACGCCGAGCTCGCCTTCGTGGGCAGCCGCTCGCCGGGATCGGCCGCCGACTTCGCGGACCGCTTCGGGGCGGCCGGGTCCGGCACCCACCGCGACCTCCTCGACGCGGGCGCGCGGGGCGAGGTCGACGTGGTCTACATCGCCACCCCGCACCCGCAGCACCACGCGCTCGCGCTGGCCGCCGTCGAGGCCGGGACCGCGCTGCTCGTCGAGAAGGCCTTCACCGCGACGCTGGCCGGCGCCGAGGAGGTGGTGGCGGCGGCCCGCGCCGCCGAGGTCTTCTGCATGGAGGCCATGTGGACCCGCTTCCAGCCGGCGCTGCGGCACGCGCGCGACCTCGTCGCCGGCGGCGCGATCGGCGACGTGCTGCTGGTGCAGGCCGACTTCGGTGCCTTCCGCGAGTACGACCCCGGCAACCGGCTCTTCGACCTGGCGCTCGGCGGCGGGGCGGTCCTCGACCTCGGCGTCTACCCGATCTCGCTGGCCCAGCACTTCCTGGGCCGCCCGGACCGGGTGACCGCGACCGGGACGACCTACCCCAACGGTGCGGACCGCTCGGCCGCGATCCAGCTGTCGTGGGCCGACGGGCGCGCCGCGTCGCTGACCTGCTCGCTCGCGAGCGCGACGCCGGGACGCGCGCTCCTCGTCGGCACCGAGGGGACCCTCGAGCTCGTGCCGCCGTTCCACCACCCGAGCCGCGTCGTCGTACGCCGCAACGGGCAGGAGGCCGAGGAGGTCGAGCTGCCGCCGACCGGCACCGGCTACGTCCACCAGGTCGAGGAGGTCCAGCGCTGCCTGGCCGCGGGGCTCACCGAGAGCCCGGTGATGCCGCTGGCCGACACCCTCGACGTGCAGTGGGTGCTCGAGGAGTGCCTCGGCCAGCTCGGCATCACGATGGCCGAGGCGACGGTCGACCTCGAGGGCTAGCGGCCGCGGCGCCGCCACTCGATGGCGGGGCAGGTGTCCATCACCATCGCGACCCCCGCCGCGGTGGTGCGTGC
This genomic stretch from Nocardioides renjunii harbors:
- a CDS encoding Gfo/Idh/MocA family protein, with protein sequence MTTRWGIAATGGMAAAFATDLALVPDAELAFVGSRSPGSAADFADRFGAAGSGTHRDLLDAGARGEVDVVYIATPHPQHHALALAAVEAGTALLVEKAFTATLAGAEEVVAAARAAEVFCMEAMWTRFQPALRHARDLVAGGAIGDVLLVQADFGAFREYDPGNRLFDLALGGGAVLDLGVYPISLAQHFLGRPDRVTATGTTYPNGADRSAAIQLSWADGRAASLTCSLASATPGRALLVGTEGTLELVPPFHHPSRVVVRRNGQEAEEVELPPTGTGYVHQVEEVQRCLAAGLTESPVMPLADTLDVQWVLEECLGQLGITMAEATVDLEG
- a CDS encoding PH domain-containing protein; this encodes MAYPSKLLNEGEHVVVTTRTHPKALIGPALVLVLLVAAVIWLSTLTDSTPVGVGAGIVAVLVVLWFVVRPLVAWLTTTYTFTNRRFIKRSGFIAKEGRTIPLNRISGVDFEIGVIDRIFGCGTLVVSDASTDGSVLLHDIPDVEQVQLQVANELHRLSGGDRRDDGA
- a CDS encoding acyl-CoA carboxylase subunit beta, giving the protein MEIDVHTTAGKLADLERRLDEAVHAGSAKAIEKQHAKGRGTARERIEMLFDEGTFVELDELARHRSTAFGLERTRPYGDGVVTGYGEVNGRMVCVFSQDFTVFGGSLGEVYGEKITKVMDLAMKTGCPIVGINEGAGARIQEGVVSLGLYGEIFRRNVHASGVIPQISLIMGNCAGGHVYSPAVTDFTVMVDQTSAMFITGPDVIKTVTGEDVTMEDLGGARTHNTKSGNAHYMASDEEDAIDYVKAMLSYLPQNNLDPSPTYDERPDMEVTDLDRSLDTLIPDSPNQPYDMHDVITAVLDDEEFLEVQELFAPNILVGFGRVEGQSVGIVANQPLQLAGTLDIDASEKAARFVRFCDAFNLPVLTFVDVPGFLPGTDQEWDGIIRRGAKLIYAYAEATVPLVTIITRKAYGGAYDVMGSKHLGADINVAWPTAQIAVMGAQGAANILHRKTLKAVEDEGGDVEARRAELIDEYETTLANPYIAAERGYVDAVIAPHETRVEIVRSLRLLRSKRETLPPKKHGNIPL
- a CDS encoding acyl-CoA carboxylase subunit epsilon, which codes for MAASEGQQDQPLLRVVDPDATPEEVAALVAVFASLGSSGGEAPRRPRPAWSHPARGVRHPHRNGPDGWRASGLPR
- a CDS encoding FAD dependent oxidoreductase family protein; the encoded protein is MLAWPGFWRLAREHWRTGIDEVVGSASQRAFMRSASRYVPAIGVADVRRAGSGVRAQAVDRDGSLVDDFRITHADGVTCVRNAPSPAATSSLAIAQHVVDRAWP
- the arfB gene encoding alternative ribosome rescue aminoacyl-tRNA hydrolase ArfB: MRDLHVPAGPGLPEGLVVPATDLVERFSRSPGPGGQSVNTSDSRVELELDVAATSALTDTQRTRALRRWPSGRIAIAASEHRSQHRNRVAARERLADALREALAPPPPQRRPTRPSRGAKERRLRAKKERAGTKALRGRVRDRD
- a CDS encoding FAD-dependent oxidoreductase translates to MGEMRVGLVGGGILGVAIAREVVRRRPGTEVVVLEKEDRLAAHQTGHSSGVVHAGIYYKPGSLKAELCARGRTMLRDFCAEHSIAYDACGKLVVAVDREEMGRFDALAHTATDNGVPGLRRLAAGEIGEVEPHAGGLAALHSPETAITDYTAITQAMADDVFAGGGGVRLGAKVVDIRRRADGATVQVEGDPTPLHFDHVVVAAGLHADRVSALVDGERGPAILRVPRGVPRREHRQAGPGAGDGLPRPGPALPVPRRPLHPPSHRGARGRPQRCPRHPARGLPAARRLRDGPPRGAGVARLLAPGP
- a CDS encoding biotin--[acetyl-CoA-carboxylase] ligase, coding for MTERPAPRPPLDPARLAAPLGWRVELLDATPSTNAYVAERARAGEEPGLVVVTEHQTAGRGRLDRAWETPARSSLTFSVLLRPDVPPTSWPWLPLLTGYAVQAALADRLPDIALKWPNDVLVDAASGPGRKVCGILVERIEAERGPMAVVGVGINVDQTLDELPVALATSVALETGEPVERTGLLGQVLGSLHGLLGLLDDTEALRRAYADVCVTLGRTVDVHLPGDVVRRGEALDIDATGALVVGTGDGTFTVAAGDVVHVRPA
- the purE gene encoding 5-(carboxyamino)imidazole ribonucleotide mutase, giving the protein MSEQVQQGSAKVGIVMGSDSDWPVMQAAGEALTELGVAWEADVVSAHRMPTEMIEWGQQAHVRGLSVVIAGAGGAAHLPGMLASVTPLPVIGVPVPLKYLDGMDSLLSIVQMPGGIPVATVAIGNAKNAGLLAARILATSDPELRQRLLDHASTLAETAHAKGDVVRQAAAGQTRRVGF
- a CDS encoding 5-(carboxyamino)imidazole ribonucleotide synthase, which encodes MSSTGSHRAPTLAVIGGGQLARMMAQPAIALGLPLRLLAEAEGVSAAQVIPDQLVGDHTDLATLRRVTEGARVVTFDHEHVPTAHLHALEADGVAVRPGPDALVHAQDKAVMRRRLAELDVPCPRNAVVTTTADVEAFGMPCVLKTTRGGYDGKGVWVVRSADEAQAAFDAATAAGVEVLAEELVDFRRELSALVARSPSGQAAAYPVVASTQLDGICHEVVAPAPDLAPALAGQAQEIALRVAGALDVTGILAVELFETTDGRILVNELAMRPHNTGHWTQDGAVTSQFENHLRAVMDLPLGSPAPRARWTVMVNILGGPTDSGHLYDGLPHAMARDPHLRVHLYGKDLRPGRKVGHVNAYGDDLDDCLERARHAAAWFRGDLGDESE
- a CDS encoding adenylate/guanylate cyclase domain-containing protein; this translates as MAPDRKSSRAPSEPAARQAPGERLDEAILRSAPEFNALEVATETGVTIEQARRLWRALGFPEFVGEKAYTAADVKAVATLMSFVDAGAVDFDTAVNLTRGVGQTMARLADWEVSTLVSRVEEMESGAEATGSRIGSALRLIDEVNPPFERLLVYAWRRHLAAAVGRIEAMGAKDEDLHTIDVSVGFADLVSFTALSNTLDRDEIGDLVEVFESRCQDVVARYAGRIIKSLGDSVLFVTSGAEDAVAVAEGIINVIGRDSKMPDVRLGLASGPVVQRLGDIFGPPVNMAARLTQVARRNRLIVDQNTADLLPAEDWESRRLPARPVRGFGLVEPVAVRRR
- a CDS encoding winged helix-turn-helix domain-containing protein; protein product: MLAVQDVRLDPTTRQVWRGDREIRLSRKEFQLLHALMSRPGDIVTRGELMADVWQTSFYTNSKTIDVHLGWLRRKLDDDPRNPTLITTHRGRGLRFESRARTVAS